One window of the Salvelinus alpinus chromosome 13, SLU_Salpinus.1, whole genome shotgun sequence genome contains the following:
- the LOC139537374 gene encoding short transient receptor potential channel 2-like, with protein MSPAESRQGTGLTGVRMFKKGDFLSEGAEDSWDRVRVTCTQPFNKRSQFGLSFLRIRSPLEESEEGSTQTCKENQGQTTPDKSASGVREWLSSPAVQRTFFGGMKGEGVVLSRTARMVLTASQAARRSLPLPSTSLSPSHTSFSGTQNTATSSTPTAKPDATTHIPNQGKPGAHTATPNKGKPVGNMGNIHPHTASMACLSTVCSSKENTSQRHLKRKPNSKSRQNQLNGTTSSKHGKPAVSKRPIATLQHTATAPYPHPSPEPQDTGDLETTCPICGVFFTAEYLPLHAASCQQVETRKLPGGIVTPVPRPFPVSPASLEESMVPCPLCSFRFPLSHIQMHASTCGDPVDPHVIWVD; from the exons ATGAGTCCAGCAGAATCGCGACAGGGCACTGGGCTGACAGGAGTGAGAATGTTCAAGAAAG gtgaTTTCCTGTCAGAAGGTGCAGAGGACAGCTGGGACCGGGTGAGAGTAACCTGCACTCAGCCTTTTAACAAGCGCTCTCAGTTTGGCCTGTCCTTCCTGCGCATCCGCAGCCCCCTGGAGGAGAGCGAGGAGGGCTCCACACAGACTTGCAAAGAGAACCAGGGTCAG ACAACCCCAGACAAATCGGCATCAGGCGTGAGAGAATGGCTGTCCAGCCCTGCTGTGCAGAGAACCTTCTTTGGGGGAATGAAAGG GGAGGGTGTGGTTCTGAGCCGGACAGCTCGTATGGTCCTCACAGCGTCCCAGGCTGCCAGGCGTTCCCTTCCCCTTCCTTCCACTTCCTTGTCTCCCAGTCACACATCATTCTCTGGCACTCAGAATACAGCAACCTCTTCCACTCCCACAGCCAAGCCAGATGCAACTACCCATATCCCCAACCAGGGAAAGCCAGGGGCTCATACAGCTACACCCAACAAAGGCAAGCCAGTTGGAAATATGGGAAATATACACCCTCACACAG CTTCAATGGCTTGTTTAAGCACAGTTTGCAGCTCCAAGGAAAATACTTCTCAAAGACACCTGAAGAGAAAACCAAACTCCAAAAGCAG GCAGAACCAGCTGAATGGCACCACCTCTAGTAAGCACGGAAAACCTGCAGTCAGTAAGAGGCCAATAGCTACTCTACAACACACTGCCACAGCCCCTTATCCTCACCCATCTCCAGAGCCTCAGGACACTGGTGACCTTGAGACCACATGCCCAATATGCGGAG TGTTCTTTACTGCAGAGTACCTGCCGCTCCACGCCGCCTCCTGCCAGCAGGTGGAGACCAGGAAGCTCCCTGGGGGGATTGTGACCCCTGTTCCCCGCCCCTTCCCTGTCTCTCCCGCCAGCCTAGAAGAGTCCATGGTGCCCTGCCCTCTCTGCTCCTTCAGGTTCCCTCTGTCCCACATCCAGATGCACGCCAGCACCTGTGGAGACCCCGTGGACCCCCATGTTATCTGGGTGGACTAG
- the LOC139536709 gene encoding short transient receptor potential channel 2-like: protein MAGDGEDEEAWIGAIQDRNIIKVCGLLKPGDGIIHQLEALNLSIHLGNNFDFSQIHEALLVAIDIHQPCVVKMLLNCLDQEKSNKMDVQSFSLAIFDHSIDDLQFAPA from the coding sequence ATGGCAGGAGATGGTGAAGATGAAGAGGCGTGGATCGGTGCCATCCAGGATAGGAACATAATAAAGGTGTGTGGCCTGCTGAAGCCTGGCGACGGCATCATCCATCAGCTGGAGGCCCTCAACCTGTCCATCCACCTGGGCAACAATTTTGACTTCTCCCAGATCCATGAGGCTCTACTGGTCGCCATCGACATCCATCAACCCTGTGTGGTGAAGATGCTCCTCAACTGCCTGGACCAGGAGAAGAGCAACAAGATGGATGTGCAATCCTTCTCCCTGGCCATTTTCGACCACTCCATTGACGACTTGCAGTTTGCCCCGGCATGA
- the LOC139537375 gene encoding short transient receptor potential channel 2-like has translation MSPAESRQGTGLTRVRMFKKGDFLSEGAEDSWDRVRVTCTQPFNKRSQFGLSFLRIRSPLEESEEGSTQTCKENQGQTTPDKSASGVREWLSSPAVQRTFFGGMKGEGVVLSRTARMVLTASQAARRSLPLPSTSLSPSHTSFSGTQNTATSSTPTAKPDATTHIPNQGKPGAHTATPNKGKPVGNMGNIHPHTASMACLSTVCSSKENTSQRHLKRKPNSKSRQNQLNGTTSSKHGKPAVSKRPIATLQHTATAPYPHPSPEPQDTGDLETTCPICGVFFTAEYLPLHAASCQQVETRKLPGGIVTPVPRPFPVSPASLEESMVPCPLCSFRFPLSHIQMHASTCGDPVDPHVIWVD, from the exons ATGAGTCCAGCAGAATCGCGACAGGGCACTGGGCTGACAAGAGTGAGAATGTTCAAGAAAG gtgaTTTCCTGTCAGAAGGTGCAGAGGACAGCTGGGACCGGGTGAGAGTAACCTGCACTCAGCCTTTTAACAAGCGCTCTCAGTTTGGCCTGTCCTTCCTGCGCATCCGCAGCCCCCTGGAGGAGAGCGAGGAGGGCTCCACACAGACTTGCAAAGAGAACCAGGGTCAG ACAACCCCAGACAAATCGGCATCAGGCGTGAGAGAATGGCTGTCCAGCCCTGCTGTGCAGAGAACCTTCTTTGGGGGAATGAAAGG GGAGGGTGTGGTTCTGAGCCGGACAGCTCGTATGGTCCTCACAGCGTCCCAGGCTGCCAGGCGTTCCCTTCCCCTTCCTTCCACTTCCTTGTCTCCCAGTCACACATCATTCTCTGGCACTCAGAATACAGCAACCTCTTCCACTCCCACAGCCAAGCCAGATGCAACTACCCATATCCCCAACCAGGGAAAGCCAGGGGCTCATACAGCTACACCCAACAAAGGCAAGCCAGTTGGAAATATGGGAAATATACACCCTCACACAG CTTCAATGGCTTGTTTAAGCACAGTTTGCAGCTCCAAGGAAAATACTTCTCAAAGACACCTGAAGAGAAAACCAAACTCCAAAAGCAG GCAGAACCAGCTGAATGGCACCACCTCTAGTAAGCACGGAAAACCTGCAGTCAGTAAGAGGCCAATAGCTACTCTACAACACACTGCCACAGCCCCTTATCCTCACCCATCTCCAGAGCCTCAGGACACTGGTGACCTTGAGACCACATGCCCAATATGCGGAG TGTTCTTTACTGCAGAGTACCTGCCGCTCCACGCCGCCTCCTGCCAGCAGGTGGAGACCAGGAAGCTCCCTGGGGGGATTGTGACCCCTGTTCCCCGCCCCTTCCCTGTCTCTCCCGCCAGCCTAGAAGAGTCCATGGTGCCCTGCCCTCTCTGCTCCTTCAGGTTCCCTCTGTCCCACATCCAGATGCACGCCAGCACCTGTGGAGACCCCGTGGACCCCCATGTTATCTGGGTGGACTAG
- the LOC139537373 gene encoding DNA repair protein XRCC1-like isoform X2, producing MAPLKIKHVVSFTSQDPKNCVENLCVVGGDSRSWLCNPQDRSGVLRAELQLERASYFGYIDVGNFGSAFIQIDVGRSSWPLDQPYITLLPTATLMSPAESRQGTGLTGVRMFKKGDFLSEGAEDSWDRVRVTCTQPFNKRSQFGLSFLRIRSPLEESEEGSTQTCKENQGQTTPDKSASGVREWLSSPAVQRTFFGGMKGEGVVLSRTARMVLTASQAARRSLPLPSTSLSPSHTSFSGTQNTATSSTPTAKPDATTHIPNQGKPGAHTATPNKGKPVGNMGNIHPHTASMACLSTVCSSKENTSQRHLKRKPNSKSRQNQLNGTTSSKHGKPAVSKRPIATLQHTATAPYPHPSPEPQDTGDLETTCPICGVFFTAEYLPLHAASCQQVETRKLPGGIVTPVPRPFPVSPASLEESMVPCPLCSFRFPLSHIQMHASTCGDPVDPHVIWVD from the exons ATGGCCCCATTGAAAATTAAACACGTCGTTTCATTCACGTCACAG GACCCCAAGAACTGTGTGGAGaacctgtgtgttgtgggtggaGACAGCAGGTCGTGGCTGTGCAACCCCCAGGACCGAAGTGGAGTCCTCAGAGCAGAACTGCAGCTGGAGCGAGCCTCATACTTTGGATACATCGATGTGG GGAACTTTGGATCTGCGTTCATTCAGATTGATGTTGGCCGGTCCTCTTGGCCCCTGGACCAGCCCTATATCACCCTGTTGCCAACAGCAACACTGATGAGTCCAGCAGAATCGCGACAGGGCACTGGGCTGACAGGAGTGAGAATGTTCAAGAAAG gtgaTTTCCTGTCAGAAGGTGCAGAGGACAGCTGGGACCGGGTGAGAGTAACCTGCACTCAGCCTTTTAACAAGCGCTCTCAGTTTGGCCTGTCCTTCCTGCGCATCCGCAGCCCCCTGGAGGAGAGCGAGGAGGGCTCCACACAGACTTGCAAAGAGAACCAGGGTCAG ACAACCCCAGACAAATCGGCATCAGGCGTGAGAGAATGGCTGTCCAGCCCTGCTGTGCAGAGAACCTTCTTTGGGGGAATGAAAGG GGAGGGTGTGGTTCTGAGCCGGACAGCTCGTATGGTCCTCACAGCGTCCCAGGCTGCCAGGCGTTCCCTTCCCCTTCCTTCCACTTCCTTGTCTCCCAGTCACACATCATTCTCTGGCACTCAGAATACAGCAACCTCTTCCACTCCCACAGCCAAGCCAGATGCAACTACCCATATCCCCAACCAGGGAAAGCCAGGGGCTCATACAGCTACACCCAACAAAGGCAAGCCAGTTGGAAATATGGGAAATATACACCCTCACACAG CTTCAATGGCTTGTTTAAGCACAGTTTGCAGCTCCAAGGAAAATACTTCTCAAAGACACCTGAAGAGAAAACCAAACTCCAAAAGCAG GCAGAACCAGCTGAATGGCACCACCTCTAGTAAGCACGGAAAACCTGCAGTCAGTAAGAGGCCAATAGCTACTCTACAACACACTGCCACAGCCCCTTATCCTCACCCATCTCCAGAGCCTCAGGACACTGGTGACCTTGAGACCACATGCCCAATATGCGGAG TGTTCTTTACTGCAGAGTACCTGCCGCTCCACGCCGCCTCCTGCCAGCAGGTGGAGACCAGGAAGCTCCCTGGGGGGATTGTGACCCCTGTTCCCCGCCCCTTCCCTGTCTCTCCCGCCAGCCTAGAAGAGTCCATGGTGCCCTGCCCTCTCTGCTCCTTCAGGTTCCCTCTGTCCCACATCCAGATGCACGCCAGCACCTGTGGAGACCCCGTGGACCCCCATGTTATCTGGGTGGACTAG
- the LOC139537373 gene encoding short transient receptor potential channel 2-like isoform X1 encodes MAANIPPPAGMKLSGDWSTNWDTFRGEWEDYALATGLLEKDEEVVAATLRTIMGTECRHVYKHNLNLTAPQQGPQELCGEPVCCGWRQQVVAVQPPGPKWSPQSRTAAGASLILWIHRWNFGSAFIQIDVGRSSWPLDQPYITLLPTATLMSPAESRQGTGLTGVRMFKKGDFLSEGAEDSWDRVRVTCTQPFNKRSQFGLSFLRIRSPLEESEEGSTQTCKENQGQTTPDKSASGVREWLSSPAVQRTFFGGMKGEGVVLSRTARMVLTASQAARRSLPLPSTSLSPSHTSFSGTQNTATSSTPTAKPDATTHIPNQGKPGAHTATPNKGKPVGNMGNIHPHTASMACLSTVCSSKENTSQRHLKRKPNSKSRQNQLNGTTSSKHGKPAVSKRPIATLQHTATAPYPHPSPEPQDTGDLETTCPICGVFFTAEYLPLHAASCQQVETRKLPGGIVTPVPRPFPVSPASLEESMVPCPLCSFRFPLSHIQMHASTCGDPVDPHVIWVD; translated from the exons ATGGCAGCGAACATCCCCCCTCCCGCCGGTATGAAGCTCAGCGGGGATTGGAGCACCAACTGGGATACGTTTAGAGGTGAATGGGAGGACTATGCGCTAGCAACGGGACTTCTGGAAAAGGACGAAGAGGTAGTGGCTGCCACTTTGAGGACTATAATGGGAACTGAATGCCGACACGTATACAAACACAACCTGAACCTAACAGCACCTCAGCAAG GACCCCAAGAACTGTGTGGAGaacctgtgtgttgtgggtggaGACAGCAGGTCGTGGCTGTGCAACCCCCAGGACCGAAGTGGAGTCCTCAGAGCAGAACTGCAGCTGGAGCGAGCCTCATACTTTGGATACATCGAT GGAACTTTGGATCTGCGTTCATTCAGATTGATGTTGGCCGGTCCTCTTGGCCCCTGGACCAGCCCTATATCACCCTGTTGCCAACAGCAACACTGATGAGTCCAGCAGAATCGCGACAGGGCACTGGGCTGACAGGAGTGAGAATGTTCAAGAAAG gtgaTTTCCTGTCAGAAGGTGCAGAGGACAGCTGGGACCGGGTGAGAGTAACCTGCACTCAGCCTTTTAACAAGCGCTCTCAGTTTGGCCTGTCCTTCCTGCGCATCCGCAGCCCCCTGGAGGAGAGCGAGGAGGGCTCCACACAGACTTGCAAAGAGAACCAGGGTCAG ACAACCCCAGACAAATCGGCATCAGGCGTGAGAGAATGGCTGTCCAGCCCTGCTGTGCAGAGAACCTTCTTTGGGGGAATGAAAGG GGAGGGTGTGGTTCTGAGCCGGACAGCTCGTATGGTCCTCACAGCGTCCCAGGCTGCCAGGCGTTCCCTTCCCCTTCCTTCCACTTCCTTGTCTCCCAGTCACACATCATTCTCTGGCACTCAGAATACAGCAACCTCTTCCACTCCCACAGCCAAGCCAGATGCAACTACCCATATCCCCAACCAGGGAAAGCCAGGGGCTCATACAGCTACACCCAACAAAGGCAAGCCAGTTGGAAATATGGGAAATATACACCCTCACACAG CTTCAATGGCTTGTTTAAGCACAGTTTGCAGCTCCAAGGAAAATACTTCTCAAAGACACCTGAAGAGAAAACCAAACTCCAAAAGCAG GCAGAACCAGCTGAATGGCACCACCTCTAGTAAGCACGGAAAACCTGCAGTCAGTAAGAGGCCAATAGCTACTCTACAACACACTGCCACAGCCCCTTATCCTCACCCATCTCCAGAGCCTCAGGACACTGGTGACCTTGAGACCACATGCCCAATATGCGGAG TGTTCTTTACTGCAGAGTACCTGCCGCTCCACGCCGCCTCCTGCCAGCAGGTGGAGACCAGGAAGCTCCCTGGGGGGATTGTGACCCCTGTTCCCCGCCCCTTCCCTGTCTCTCCCGCCAGCCTAGAAGAGTCCATGGTGCCCTGCCCTCTCTGCTCCTTCAGGTTCCCTCTGTCCCACATCCAGATGCACGCCAGCACCTGTGGAGACCCCGTGGACCCCCATGTTATCTGGGTGGACTAG
- the LOC139537376 gene encoding E3 ubiquitin ligase RNF121-like, translating into MAGVFEVEVDGVEHDHGLGHHDEPNQVDLSHLSPEEKWRLEHARMHVKHKGHEAMHAEMVLILIVTLVIAQLVLVQWKQRHPKSYNLVTLFQMWVVPLYFTTKLHWWRFLVTWFIFSVVTAYVTYRATRKPLECTTPRLVYKWFLLLYKISYATGIVGYTVVMFTLFGINLIFRIKPEDAMDFGVSLLFYGLYYGVLGRDFAEMCADFMASTVGYYSASGMPTKHLSDSICAVCGQPILVDVSEEGIIENTYRLSCNHVFHEFCIRGWCIVGKKQICPYCKEKVDLKRMFSNPWERPHVMYGQLLDWLRYLVAWQPVIIGLVQGINYILGLE; encoded by the exons ATGGCGGGGGTGTTTGAGGTGGAGGTTGATGGTGTAGAACACGATCATGGACTCGGACACCACGATGAACCAAACCAG GTCGACCTATCCCATCTGTCACCGGAGGAGAAGTGGAG GTTGGAGCATGCCAGGATGCATGTAAAACACAAGGGCCATGAGGCCATGCACGCTGAGATGGTGCTTATCCTCATTGTCACCCTGGTCATCGCCCAGCTGGTCCTTGTGCAATGGAAACAGAGGCACCCCAAGTCCTACAAT ctAGTGACTCTGTTCCAGATGTGGGTGGTTCCTCTGTACTTCACCACCAAGCTTCACTGGTGGAGGTTTCTGGTCACGTGGTTCATCTTCTCTGTGGTCACTGCATACGTTACCTACCGTGCCACACGCAAGCCCCTGGAGTGCACCACGCCCAG GCTGGTCTACAAATGGTTCCTCCTCCTCTACAAGATCAGCTATGCCACAGGGATAGTGGGCTACACCGTCGTCATGTTTACACTGTTTGGCATCAACTTGATATTTAG AATAAAGCCAGAGGACGCAATGGATTTTGGCGTGTCCTTACTGTTCTATGGTCTGTACTATGGCGTCCTGGGTAGGGACTTTGCCGAAATGTGTGCAGACTTCATGGCATCGACAGTGGGG TACTACAGTGCGTCTGGAATGCCCACCAAGCACCTCTCAGACAGCATCTGCGCTGTGTGTGGCCAGCCCATACTGGTTGACGTCAGCGAAGAGGGAATCATCGAGAACACATACAGACTATCCTGCAACCATGT ATTCCATGAATTCTGCATACGAGGATGGTGCATCGTGGGAAAGAAGCAGATATGCCCGTACTGCAAAGAGAAGGTGGACCTGAAAAGGATGTTCAGTAACCC CTGGGAGAGGCCACATGTCATGTATGGACAACTCCTGGACTGGCTCCGCTACCTTGTCGCTTGGCAACCAGTAATCATTGGACTTGTGCAAGGCATCAACTACATCCTGGGGCTGGAGTGA